In Micromonospora sp. NBC_01813, the following are encoded in one genomic region:
- a CDS encoding bifunctional glycosyltransferase family 2/GtrA family protein: MSTTMLPTTGEAVPAEQSRPYRDGHVHGPAPVLDVVIPVHNEEQDLELCVRRLHTHLVTTFPYPFRITIADNASTDRTPQVAAALVDELPQVAAVYLTEKGRGRALAAAWSASSAPVLAYMDVDLSTDLAALLPLVAPLISGHSDLAIGSRLARNSRVVRGAKREFISRGYNLLLRGALSARFSDAQCGFKAIRKDVADRLLPLVRDTGWFFDTEVLVLAERAGLRIHEVPVDWVDDPDSSVDIVATVVADLNGMFRVGRALATGALPLAEIRRGLGRDPIDATATATGSGTGTGGPAGVPAGLTGQLVRFAGVGLVSTLAYLAIFAVLRAGVGAQPANLLALLITAVGNTAVNRRFTFGVGGLDGIGRHHLQGLLVFALGLAVTSGSLALLTSVAPSAGRAVELVVLVAANLAATVSRFLLLRGWVFRRRQRTSISSRE; this comes from the coding sequence ATGTCCACGACGATGCTTCCCACCACCGGCGAGGCAGTGCCCGCCGAGCAGTCGCGTCCGTACCGCGACGGTCACGTCCACGGCCCGGCACCGGTACTCGATGTGGTGATCCCGGTCCACAACGAGGAGCAGGATCTGGAGCTGTGCGTCCGGCGACTGCACACGCACCTCGTCACGACCTTTCCGTACCCGTTCCGGATCACCATCGCCGACAACGCCAGCACCGACCGTACGCCGCAGGTTGCCGCGGCGTTGGTCGACGAACTGCCCCAGGTTGCCGCGGTGTATCTCACCGAGAAGGGCCGGGGTCGGGCGCTGGCGGCCGCGTGGTCGGCCTCGTCGGCCCCGGTGCTGGCCTACATGGACGTCGACCTGTCCACCGATCTCGCCGCGCTGCTGCCACTGGTCGCGCCGCTGATCTCCGGCCATTCCGACCTTGCCATCGGCAGCCGGCTCGCCCGCAACTCGCGGGTGGTACGCGGTGCCAAGCGCGAGTTCATCTCACGTGGCTACAACCTGCTGCTGCGCGGCGCCCTGTCCGCCCGGTTCTCCGACGCGCAGTGCGGGTTCAAGGCGATCCGCAAGGATGTCGCGGACCGGCTGCTGCCGCTGGTACGCGACACCGGCTGGTTCTTCGATACCGAGGTACTGGTGCTCGCCGAACGCGCCGGGCTGCGAATCCACGAGGTGCCGGTCGACTGGGTCGACGATCCGGACAGCAGCGTCGACATCGTCGCGACGGTCGTCGCCGACCTCAACGGCATGTTCCGGGTCGGTCGTGCGTTGGCGACCGGAGCGTTGCCGCTGGCCGAGATCCGTCGCGGACTCGGCCGTGATCCGATCGACGCCACCGCCACCGCCACCGGCAGTGGCACCGGCACCGGCGGTCCGGCCGGGGTGCCGGCCGGGCTCACCGGCCAACTCGTCAGGTTCGCCGGTGTCGGGCTGGTGAGCACCCTCGCGTACCTTGCGATCTTCGCGGTGTTGCGGGCCGGCGTCGGGGCCCAGCCGGCGAACCTGCTGGCCCTGCTGATCACCGCGGTCGGCAACACGGCCGTCAACCGTCGGTTCACCTTCGGCGTCGGTGGGCTCGATGGGATCGGTCGCCACCACCTGCAGGGTCTGCTGGTGTTCGCCCTCGGGCTCGCGGTGACCAGCGGGTCACTGGCCCTGCTCACCAGCGTCGCACCGTCCGCCGGCCGGGCCGTCGAGCTGGTGGTGCTGGTGGCGGCGAACCTTGCCGCCACCGTGTCGCGCTTCCTGCTGCTGCGCGGCTGGGTGTTCCGCCGGCGTCAGCGCACCTCGATTTCCAGCAGGGAGTAG
- a CDS encoding D-arabinono-1,4-lactone oxidase — translation MADAVTNEEADVAVPVTNWAGNVTFAARHIHRPASVDELRRIVGAATRIRALGTGHSFNRLADTDAELVSLAGLPTEVVVDPVASTVTAGGGIRYGELAEHLHTRGYALHNLASLPHISVAGACATATHGSGQGNGNLATAVRGIELVTAAGDLVALDRSDPDFAGVVVGLGGLGVVTSVTLAIEPTFEIAQYVYQGLSRDALADNWARIAASGYSVSLFTGWSSTDIDQVWVKRRIDRDHPPVDADGWGLTAADGPRHPVPGMPVDNCTSQLGVAGPWHTRLPHFRLDFTPSSGAELQSEYLVPVADAVAALDAVAAIRDQIAPVLQICEIRTIAADELWLSMNHRRDGVAIHFTWIADTAAVAPVIAAVEQALAPFAPRPHWGKLFGIAPDELAGRYERWNDFAQLLARHDPAGVFRNDFLDRYFPR, via the coding sequence ATGGCCGACGCGGTCACCAATGAGGAAGCGGACGTGGCCGTACCGGTCACCAACTGGGCGGGAAACGTCACGTTCGCCGCCCGGCACATCCACCGGCCCGCCAGTGTCGACGAACTGCGCCGGATCGTCGGCGCCGCGACCCGGATCCGCGCACTGGGCACCGGACACTCGTTCAACCGGCTCGCCGACACCGACGCCGAGCTGGTCTCGCTCGCCGGGCTGCCCACCGAGGTCGTCGTCGACCCGGTGGCGTCGACGGTGACCGCCGGCGGCGGGATCCGCTACGGCGAACTCGCCGAGCATCTGCACACCCGTGGGTACGCGCTGCACAACCTGGCGTCACTGCCGCACATCTCGGTCGCCGGGGCCTGCGCCACCGCCACCCACGGCTCCGGTCAGGGCAACGGCAACCTCGCTACGGCGGTGCGCGGGATCGAGCTGGTGACCGCTGCGGGTGACCTCGTCGCGCTGGACCGCTCCGACCCCGACTTCGCCGGCGTGGTGGTCGGCCTCGGCGGGCTCGGCGTCGTCACCAGCGTCACCCTGGCGATCGAGCCGACGTTCGAGATCGCGCAGTACGTCTACCAGGGGCTGTCGCGCGACGCGCTGGCCGACAACTGGGCGCGGATCGCGGCCAGCGGGTACAGCGTCAGCCTGTTCACCGGCTGGAGCAGTACCGACATCGACCAGGTGTGGGTGAAACGACGGATCGACCGGGATCATCCGCCGGTGGACGCCGACGGGTGGGGGCTGACCGCCGCGGACGGGCCCCGTCATCCGGTGCCGGGCATGCCGGTGGATAACTGCACCAGCCAGCTGGGGGTGGCCGGGCCGTGGCACACCCGCCTGCCGCATTTCCGGCTCGACTTCACCCCGAGCAGCGGTGCCGAGCTGCAGTCGGAGTATCTGGTGCCGGTCGCCGACGCGGTCGCCGCACTCGACGCGGTCGCCGCGATCCGGGACCAGATCGCGCCGGTGCTGCAGATCTGCGAGATCCGGACGATCGCCGCCGATGAGCTGTGGCTGAGCATGAACCACCGGCGGGACGGCGTCGCGATCCACTTCACCTGGATCGCCGACACGGCGGCGGTCGCCCCCGTCATCGCGGCCGTGGAGCAGGCGTTGGCACCGTTCGCGCCCCGGCCACACTGGGGCAAACTGTTCGGCATCGCTCCGGACGAGTTGGCCGGTCGGTACGAGCGGTGGAACGACTTCGCGCAGTTGCTGGCCCGCCACGACCCGGCCGGAGTGTTCCGCAACGACTTCCTGGACCGCTACTTCCCGCGCTGA
- a CDS encoding discoidin domain-containing protein: MSSDEAAQAGPDDSHGTGYANDRAHALRTLFPAAASNRTVRPAPLVLAPPAPAPAAVPASADVPAAPDSDPDPDKRGPGRRRGLLLLSSGVLIGVAASAVLFWLSPDEPAAQPPPVTPAVDAYGPAAVGGALPTAAGSVTPSAAATPSPEATASAQPSQPATPTATPTAAPSPSAPAAPVIVGRPNPNGRNLALRRPVAASSMEAPHFSPVEAVDGDLGTRWSSGFSDPQWIQVDLGALWRISSVTLVWEHSYATAYRVQTSADGRSWATGYATTTGTGGTVRLDVRGTDARYLRMYGTERHNQYGYSLLEIEVR, from the coding sequence ATGTCCAGCGACGAAGCCGCCCAGGCCGGGCCGGACGACAGCCACGGCACCGGGTATGCCAACGACCGGGCGCACGCGCTGCGGACGTTGTTCCCCGCCGCCGCGTCGAACCGGACGGTCCGGCCGGCACCGCTGGTGCTGGCACCACCGGCACCAGCACCGGCGGCTGTGCCGGCATCGGCCGACGTTCCGGCGGCCCCGGACTCGGACCCGGACCCGGACAAGCGCGGGCCGGGCCGGCGGCGTGGGCTCCTGCTGTTGTCCAGCGGGGTGCTGATCGGCGTGGCCGCGTCGGCCGTGTTGTTCTGGCTTTCGCCGGACGAACCGGCCGCCCAACCACCCCCGGTGACGCCGGCAGTCGACGCGTACGGGCCGGCGGCGGTGGGCGGCGCACTGCCCACCGCCGCCGGGTCGGTGACCCCGTCGGCTGCGGCCACGCCGTCCCCCGAGGCGACGGCCTCGGCGCAACCGAGTCAGCCGGCCACCCCGACGGCCACCCCGACGGCCGCGCCGTCGCCGTCCGCGCCGGCCGCACCGGTGATCGTCGGGCGGCCCAACCCGAACGGCCGTAACCTGGCCCTGCGCCGCCCGGTCGCCGCGTCCAGCATGGAGGCACCGCACTTCTCCCCGGTCGAGGCCGTCGACGGTGACCTCGGCACCCGTTGGAGCAGCGGCTTCAGCGACCCGCAGTGGATTCAGGTGGATCTTGGCGCCCTCTGGCGGATCAGCAGCGTCACCTTGGTCTGGGAACACTCGTACGCCACCGCGTACCGGGTGCAGACGTCGGCCGACGGGCGAAGCTGGGCCACCGGGTACGCGACGACGACCGGGACCGGCGGAACCGTGCGGCTGGACGTACGCGGCACCGACGCCCGCTACCTACGGATGTACGGCACGGAGCGGCACAACCAGTACGGCTACTCCCTGCTGGAAATCGAGGTGCGCTGA